Within Microcebus murinus isolate Inina chromosome 8, M.murinus_Inina_mat1.0, whole genome shotgun sequence, the genomic segment tcttatattttagcAACTACTTTGTCCAAGGCACTGTAAAGCTACCCCACATTCACTGTCAACAAATTCTTACAACAGCCCTAAAAGGTAAGTATTATCCCCATCTTCATATCCAGGTAGATTAAATGCCTGTCCAAGTAAGTAGGAAAGCCAGGATTTTACTCTTGCTCTTTTCGTGAGCCCCAAAATCTCTTCTCCAAGTAAAAGTTCCAATGCATCAGGTCAGAGAACTTTCTGGAATTAAAATCTGAATGCTCTTTGAACTAGGATACAAGAATTGACATGCCAATCAATATTAGAAAGACTAAATTGTTAGGTAGTTGCCCAAACTAACCCTGTAAGACATATGTAAACCTAATTTTCAAAACAGCAAGCTCTTGAGTGTTTCTGGACCTAAGCATTAGAAAAATTACCAGTTAAAGGAGAATGCCAGTGTGGGAATCTAGGAAAGAGTTCAAACTCAAATTAAGCCAAATATTGAAATTAGATACTCTTTAAAGAATGGCACCACTCTGAAATTTCAGGTGTTCTGAAAGCACCAAGGTCAAAGAGCCCCTCAGATGACTATGTGGAGTGCATAGTGGGTATTCCATTCTTACCTATCACATTGAGATGAGTTTATAGAAGATGCATGCACAGGCTCCATAAAGCACCATAGAGCAAAGAGGAAGGTATCTTAATAATACTTGCTCACTTATTCAACACAGCTTTTGAGCAGCCTACATGAAAGAGGCAGTGTTGGGCATTGTAGAGGATACTAAAAGAATATTCAGAGGGGTCCCTGACTTCAAAACGTTTATAATTTAACAGGTGAGACAGACAGGTCAGCATGGCTAGCCACAGCTAGCTGTATAGCaagatgaagagaaataaagattgTGAAAGCCAAGGAAAAGGAGCAATAGGTGCACTATCAACAGAGGTATCAGGGTATGCACTGAGCCTTTAGGCATTTAGGAtgactaaaatattaacagtagaTAAAGGAAAGAGGAGTACAACAGGCCTCCAAAGTTACTGCTACATTTCCTTTGGGCAACAATGGAAGACTTGGTAAAGAATGATATTGAAATCTAGATCAAGAATTTTATTGCCCccattattttattctgtggaaattttaaacaagtctTATCAAATCCAAACGCATTACAATATATGTAAGAACTAGATCAGCAGGAAATACCAACATGGCTGTTGCATCATCACATCTCAGCACAGATGGCTACAGCCTGCTCTCTACCTAATCCTTGCACCCCATACTCCCCGTTCCTCTATGATGTCCAGAAGTCACGTCAATGATAATGATTTAATGAAAGGGCACCAGGGGGAAAAAGTGTCTGATAAAATAATAAACCTCAAGGTATTAACAATACATTTTGTCCATGAAAATGTCCTGAGAATGAAAAACAGAGTGGATGTAGGCATATGCAAATAATATGGAAATTAACCATAAATACACATGTGGCTTTGgtcctccagaaaaaaaaaaaattgctgatgGCTGCTATAATAAACCATCTGGAAGGTAGATACTGTCTGAACATTTGCAGACAAATTATCATCTTTGTTCCAAATCAAAAGGCTTAAACTCACCAGGAAAACGCCACTGGCTTTTCAGTCCCACATTCTTTTCACCCTTAAGAAGTTTCCTGATCAAAGCCCATGGGGCTTCCCAGCCTTCCAACTGTCAGGAATAATAGTGGCAGCATAAATAGCATTAGCCGTAGTAGCTATGTATTCAGCCTGGCATAACTTTTATCAGCATGTGCCTAATCTCCATAGCATTGTAATAACAGCAATCTTTTTCTTCTATggataaaaataactataattcttacctatattgataaaaataccaaaataactataattttataatgctaGAAAACTGTGGCATCTTTGAGAACTGTCTAATCATGGCCTGGGTCCTTCTGATAATGCATTAGTTAAATTGAAAAATAGCTTGGCCCACTTTTCACAAGCTAATAGCTCCTACCTATTCCATTCCTGCTAAGTGCCTCCAAAGCTGCTGCTACATTTCCTTTGGGCAAAGACAGAAGACTTGGTAAAGAATGATATTGAAATTGGATCAAGAACTTTATTGCCCCCATTAATTTTATtctgtgaaaattttaaatgagtctTATCAAATCCATATTGATATATTGCAACAAAATTGTTActtgatataattaatataataagactgataaaataaaataatttgtacaaTAGAATTATATCATTATCaagtttctttattcttttaacaagGATTTACTTAGTTTCACTCTTCTAGATTCAGAGTTAATCtctattcttcctattttttctcctttttctatcctcattctttcattctcaattcattcattcactcaaaaacTATTTTCTATGCATTTCTTATGTTCCAGCTACTAATCTAAGGAGCTAGAAATacaacaaagaataaaacaaacaataactaCCCTTAGGAATGTTGTATCTAGTGGTAGAAGAGTAGgggataaataagataaaattgaaaTTGAGAATGTTAGATTTAATAAgtactaaggagaaaaaaaaagtcaagcaaGGAAAGGGGATAAGAAAGGTGTGTAGGagttgaagttttaaaaagagtGGCACCAAGAAGTCAACATATGGACGAAGATTTGAACGAGGTAAGGGAGAGAACCATGTAGCTATTTAGCGAAGTAGCATTTctcaaagaggaaagagaaaatacaaaagtcATAAGATGAGAATACACTTGGCATTTTCAAGAACAGTGAGGAGATCGGGGCTGCAGGAAAGGGGGGTATAACAGAGCAACAGGAAATTAGTCCAGATCTAGGTCATGTAGGCCATTGCAGACCACAGCAATAACTTTGACTCTCACTCTGTGTCATCTGATCCAGGCTATAATTGAATCACACTGTTGCCATTTTTAAAGTATGGTGAAAGGAAAGAGTGGAAGCAAACCAATAGAAAGATATTCCAGTAACCCAGGCGAGAGATGATCATGATTTGCAGCATGTTGGTAACAGTGAATgtagtaagaaaatgaaatgtggaTATATTTGGGGGTTGGGACAACAAAACTTGATGCCAGTCCAGGAATGGATAATAAGATAAAGAGTGGAGTCTGTCATGAAATAAGGGAGCAAACATGGGTTTTGGTCTGAACAACTGCAATAGAAAAATCTGTGAGAGGAGCTTGAATTTTGTCAATGAGTGGTAAATCAGGAATTCTTCTATGGCCATGTTGCATTTGAGATACCTATTGGACATCCAAGGGGATGTCATCTAGACAGTAGAATTTATGAATTTGGAGTTCACAGAAACATTATAACCTGGACATACAGATTTGAAAATTGTTGGCCAATAGTTGTTGGTAAAAACCATGAGGCTTGGATGGGATCACCTAAGGAATGAGTGTAGATAGAAAAGAGAAGGGTTCCAACGTCTAGGCTCTTGTCTCCAGTGTTTGAAGATCAGGGAGATAAAGAGGAACAgcaaaggaggctgagaaagagtAGCCACTGAGGAAGGGGAAAACCAGGCATATTCAGTGGCCTGGACACCAAGCAAAGAAGGCGGTTAAAGGTGAAAATGTGATTGGCTACTGCTGCTAAGCCAAATAAGATAAGGGCTTCGAATTGATTGATCATCAGATTTGTCAGTATGGAGTCATTGTTTATCTTGACAAGAGCCATTTCTGTGGAAAGTGGGAGCAAAAGCCTTAAGGAAAGGGATTTGAGACTGGGAAGGGACAATTTAGGTAAGTACACACAACTCTTTAAAGGAACTTTTCTGTAAGGGAAAGAAGAGACAAGGGGTAGTAGATGTAGGACAAAGTGGGGTCTGGAGATGGCTTTTCTTTgcttgtttggttggttttgcaGATGAAAGCAAGCAGCCTATCTGTACCCTGATAGCAACTGTTCACTAGAGAGGGAAGACTCACTGAAATAAGGGTCTCAAGTAAGTGAGAGGGCAGGACTGAGTGTACAAGTGGAAGAGTTAACCAGACAGGAGCACACACCAGTCCCTTGGTCCTctacaaaaacaggaaaacagagaGTGCATCACTACAGATGCAGGTAGGTGGGTCAAAGTTAAGATGGGGATCAATAGACCATCTCCTCAGGGAGATGCTTCATCTTTTTTCCAGTGAAAGAGGAGTGAGAAAATCACCTGAGAGCATGGATTGTGGTGGCAGTGTTGGACAGTTCCAGACATGCAGAAAAGTATGACATTATTGTCTAAGGAGTGAGAGAGTGAATGGATTAGGGTATGTGAGGATTACAGGACAACGTTATGGGTCACTTGAGGGCAGTAATCATGAATTTGTAGTGAAATCAGTCAGTGTGTGTCGGTATGTGTCTTACTCCTGCTGCATTCAGTTGCAGGAGAGAAGGTAAGAGTGGGTAGAGAATTGGACTGAACCAGAGTTGTTGTTTAGGAAAGAGATAGCAATGGAACATGAGAGATGGAAGAAAATTAAGATGTTTACAACAGAGTGATTACAGtgactcaccatcaaatttatGCTTGACAAGGTGGGTGGTGAAGAATAAAAGGGATGAGAGAGAGTGGAAAATTGGTAGGATGCAtcgattccattttttttttttttttggtggatatAGAGATTATTAAAACTGCAGCACCAAAGGAAGTATACTGGATCTAAAGAAAGTGGCTGTTATAGTGAAATGTTTGGAATTGAGATTTAGGGTATGTTGCAGTTATTAGTAAGGAAAAGATCAAGGGCATCACCATGCAAGTGAAGAGCTGGTAGACGGTGGAGCCCAGGGGACTGGAAAAACCAGCTTACGGATATTGAAATCAACACGTGTTAAGACAGATGCAATGTGATAGAAAGAGCAACAGTGAGCAGGAGCCACTACCCCTAATGAATGAGAAGCTACCTGGGGCAGTAGATGAGTGCAACAGCAAGGAGTAACGGTGATGGCAAGAGATTCAATGTTGGATATTTTTatggaaggaagaataaaaatgtgcTATAAGCAGCAAAAAGGAGCAAAGGAGAGAGCTACAGGGGAAGCAGAAACCTGAAGGGAGGGGTAGGTTTCCCTCAGAGCAAGGAGTGGAAGAGAATATTCATAGAAGGGGTCAAGGGTGCAGGGTATTTTACTTCTGACTGACCTTGAGTATCAAAGGGCATAGTGAAAAAGGTTACACACTAAGGTAAGGAGTAGGAGTTGTGTTCCAGAATGGTGATATACAGGGTTTAGGGAGGTTTGAGcatgggagaagagggaggactTGAAAGTCTTGTTACATATAAAGAACACAATCAGAGTAGCCCTAATtgtccccagggcaggggagagaggctgtgagagatgaagggaaagaaaagttgGTGGGTGGGGGGTCTTGCAAGAGCATGCAGGATCCCATCTGATTACTGCTGATGGGGACACAGACTCTTGCAACAGGACAGTTTAGTGagcagtttcctttttttattattatttcagaatattatgggggtgcaaatgttttggttacataaattgcttttgtgccactTGAGTCTAAGAAGTGTGCCCATCtctcagatagtgtgcattgtacatgttaggtgtaaatttatccatcacttcctccccctcccacctgctggatttctgatgaatgttattgccatatgtgcacataagtcttgatccattagttccaatttaatagtgaatacatgtggtgtttgtttttccacagaCAGCTTCTTTCTCCTCCCAGTGTCAGCCTGCAGAGGGTGGGTGTCTGCTTGGGGGGCTTGAGCTACACCTGACTTCTAATGAAAGAGGCTtctgggcagggagagggcagttTGTCACCTACATCCTTGAATGGTACTTACAGCTTAATTTCTTATGCCTGGGAGCAACATACTGATGtacttatgaaaaataaaaaccactttgAATCAGAAATAAGTCTGATGAGTCAATAGCTGGGGATATGGTGGTAAAGCAAAAGGGCAAAGATGTGTGCTGACTGATGTCTGCAGGAGGTTAGGGGgagattatatatttcaaattaaaatatctcCCCCGCTGCCAATCCTGATGCTTGAAAAGTCTCTGTTAGAGAATCCTGCAATTTCAAGCTTAACGGAGAACAAAGCAGCATGGGGCAGCCAAAAGAGTGTAGGGTGTGGCATGCCCTTAGTCTGTGTATAAAACCCAGCCCAGAGCCTCATCAGTTGTGTCGTGTTGGTTAACTTTCTGTCATTGCCTAACCTCTCAGGAGGATGTTTAAACATCACGGTGAAGGCAAGTTTCTTCTGGGTGGAGGTGCAGGTGCCAAGTTTGTATTTCTGCTTAAGGCTACCTTGGAAATAATCACACAGTGACTTAGGATGCAAGGAGTGACTTACTGCATGATACAAAGATTGGAGAAAGTATACAGTGGGCAGAAGGTGTGTGTGGACACCTATAAAGCATGGTGTATAAATATGCTCCCTAGTCTTTACACCGCATAAATGTCCTAGATCTCTCCACCAAAAGGACCCCCAATTTGTTCTGGGGCCTCCCCTTATGTCTGACTCCATGCATGGGAAAGCATCAGACCCACATGGAAGGGCATAGCCTCAAGAGCTGTGGTCAGTCATGGGTTAAAGTCCCACTCTGCCACTAGCCAGCCGTACAAACAAAGCTGCTTATTTCACCCCTCTGTGTTTCCAAAGATACGAATAGCATCAATCTCAGAGAGCTATAGAGACAGTTAACTGTGATAACCTGTGAGAAAGCCCCTTCTGCAGAGCAGACACCCCAAAATGTCTAATTCTGAGTACCACATTGTGAGGCAGAAACTCCCTATCTTCAAAGTATCTGAGAGGAAAGTCCATGTATTAGAAACACTGTAGAGATCATCGCCTCTAAGGTCCCTTCCACTTACAGATTCTAGAATTCCATGTAATTGTATGATAATTGGACAGAAAAGAgtctagaaaaaattataaattaggaaaACCTACAGTGTATGCCCCAAGACCTCCAGGCCCTCCCACTGCCTTCTGACAGTTTGGGAATCATGTCCTGCCCCCAAGACACATGCTCATGAggcacagacacacgcacacacacacacacgttctcCCTTGGAGGTGACCCATACTGAGATCCCAAGAGCCTCTTATCATTCAACCCCAATGTCCCATCCCCCTGCTGAAAGGGCACTTCCCAGAGAGGCCATGTAGTGAAGGGGTTAAGAACACAGATTTTGACAACTCATAATTCTGGGTGACTCTGGGAAAGTTATTTcacctttctgttttattttttctgatgtaAAAGGGAGGGGGTTGGAAAGAGACACTTGACACTGATGTATGGACAAAACAAAGTAGGTAAAGTAGGTAAAGTAGGTGAAGTGGTTAGTATAAAGCCTGGAGcacaataagcactcaataagtgatagctattatttatttctctgtttgtGTATGACCATTATTGTTTCGTTGCTGTACATATTTTCTTGCTGCAGTTGTTGATTCCCTGTTGATGTGTTAGGGTGCTGATACTGGGTTGAAGTTAGATGTATTGTAATAATTATGCACTGCTCACTAGTGCAGGAGAGAAAGCTGATTTGTTTTCACTGTGACTGTGCCCATTCACTTCCCCAGCAGTCTGTTTGGGGGTTGTTTGGCCCCTTCACGCCATACAAAAGAGGCAGCAGCCTTGTCACCTGGGGACCAAGGTGACCTGGGAATAGGCAGCTTGCTTCCAAGTGTGTACTCATTTTTGATTGCCCTGTACacagcattttctcttttctttctgtttttgctaGCTATGGGTATTAAAGACAAGTTTCTTTGATTTATATAAATCAAAAGTGAAAGATAAACATATTACACCAAAAGGCTTATTCTCTAAatcatatatataagaaaaaccaTGGGCAAGCATAAACAGTAGGCTGTTAGAGGATGCTGCATTCTCCAAGCATACAGCGTGAGCACATATTCAAAAATCATGACTTCTTACCTGCTTGGTTGGGGAAGGCAATGATTTTCTCTTCTGGCTTGCTCCATCGTCCTTGTTTCTGGTTTTCCAGAATGAAGAGTCCAAAGTTAtccagaaataacatttattaatcaaCAATAAAACACACAATAGAAAAGGCCTTATaagtaaaactatatatttataatgctttattttttgctCCAGTACTCCACAAAACACTACAGACAGtaacaaaataattcaataaatattaaaaactctcAAGAGAATTATAGGACACTCTTTACCATATGTGAGCATCAACAATGCCACAGCCATTAGATACACTATTAAACACTATCATAGATATCTTTCTTGAATAATGgacataataaattttttatccAGGAGTCATAACATTTACACATATCCATACACAAGAGAACAGCTCAGAGGAAGTGAAGCAGACTCCCCAGTGACCTGGATTCATCTGCCTGTACATCATTTAAAGATATTACAGTGTTAACAGGATAGAAGTCAACACACTAAAGAGAAATGCTGGGGTTTGCTTGGGGTGGGAGAAGTGAAAGTAGGGCGATTAATGAAAGCTGCTTACATATTTTCCATTGCTCTCTTAGCAATGtgctcttttcccttctctgctttttcttGGTTGAGGTATTCCAGCACTTTCATTAACAGATCTTCATCCAAGTACTGTCTGTTTGGGATATCGTCATTCTTCGGGGGCCCCACAGGAAACCTTTTGCTGACTGGGGCCAGCTTGTCAGTCTCCTGAGAGCTGCCTTGATTCGAAGGCTCTTTGATGGTTTTCTCCATTTGGTCTTCTTCCTGTAGGTCATCTTCAGATGAGCCTTGACTGGGAACTCGCTTCACCTGGTTTGAATTGATGATCTCAGGGTATTTAACTAGCATCCTGGCCAAGTACTCTCCTAATTCTTGATCCTTGTCACTCAGGTTTTCATatgccatttgtttgttttcgACATCTGGCATCCAGGAAGCTTTGGGAAGCTCGTTTGCTCCAGGTTTTCCAGGACCATAGGGGAGCCTTGGCAGAGCCTTCTCTGGGTTATATGGATTGGGAAAGTAGGGAGGTTTCTGACTTGCTGCCCCCTCCATCCCTAAAAGATTTACAATGTCCTCAACACTGAGTCCATCTGGTAGATCCTCTGTGCCAGCACGACCAGGTGTTTTGCGGTAGCCACTCTTGGAGAGCACTTTATTTTGGAACAGGTCTGGATGGTCTAAGTCAGCCTCCGAGATGTCGTCTAGGTCAACAGGAAGTTCAAGCTCCTGCTCCGGTTCCACTGATGCACTTGGCTTCTCCCCACTTTTGAGCATTTCAATTAAGTCTTCAGGGGGTATCTGGAAATTCTTTGAGATTTCTATCAGCTGATAAATAGACTGAGAATCAAGTGGCTTCTCAAAAAGCCTGGTTCCCCTTTCCCCATTTTGCCCATTCAGTGACCTCCCACTTCCTGCAGCTTTCACTAACCTTTTCAAATAGGCAATTGCTTTGGAGACATCATCTGAAAGTTGGTCTTTACTCTCTTTCTGGAGTTCTTCGTCCTGGAGGTCAAGCTGCCCTGAACGTTTCATTTCATCAGtgagttgttcatttttttcGATCTTCTCTTTGCTGTCTCTCACCTCTTCCTGGGTTTGACTCTCTATTTTCTCCTCTACTGGGTTCCAGTCTTCTCCCCCAACCACGTCTTCATAGGCAATGTTATTGGCCTTGTAgacatcatcttcatcatctgtGTAAAGTTTCTGCTCCTCATCAACTTTCTCACGCTTCTGGTTGTTTGGTACTTTCAGCTTCCCCAGCTCTTGGAAGACAGATTCCAGTGTAGCCAGACTTTGAGGGGTATATTGTTCCTCCACTATTTCATTTGTGCGTTTAAAGGGGTTGTCCCTGGAATTCTCTTCATACATAGGAAGGAATCGCATGTTCTTGAGTTTTCTCTGTGGCCACTGTTGTGTTTCATAATCATCACTCATGTCCATTTGAAAGTTCTTTTCTGAATTCAAGGCATAGGGCTTGTTTTCTTTTGGTGCAGACTGGGCCTCATTTTCAGCCAGTCTCAAAGCTTCAATTACCATCCTCATCCATTCCTCTTCACTCAGTGAATCCCTTGAAATTTCTGGCAAGTAACTTTCAtcaccattttctttttgctgaagaGTAACAGAGACACCTTGGTAGGGATTATAGTCTGGGCTGCTTTCCTCCTTATGAGCTTGTTGTCGGAGCTTTTCTATGTACTCCAAAGCCCTAATCATTTCAGGATTGGGAAACTTTTGGACACTTTCCAATCTGAGATCTGGTTCTTTGTGCAGCAGCTGGTTTCGCTGAAATGAAGCTGCTTCAGCCCCAGAGATGAGGAAAATTAAAGGGATAAGAGATAGGGCTGCTCCAAGCCAGTGGGTCTTAGCTTCTGCCATGTTTGAAAGATTTccttaaaggataaaaaaaaaaaaaaaacatgagttaTCACAAATGAAACAGACTAGAATGcattatagcaaaagaaataattgaccATTGAGGGACAAAAAACATAGCAGAGATTATGTCACATTAAATTTAGgataactcttttttaaaatccatgatTATTGCCTATATGATTCCCACAAGCTAACCACAGGAATCTTTAGCAACATTTTTACTCATTTACATTAAAATTGCATAGCAATCTTTtgattaaaacaataacaaaaacactgATATGagatttctcaaattttattttgtcatttaaaaaatatgtactttgaattttagtatatgttctttctttttaataaaggagaaaagactTTCCAATATGTTTTAGTTCTCTTTCATAGCATTCCTATTGAAATCATTAGTAAAATGATTTTTTGGCTTAATTCaaaacatacatgtacacacacacatatatacacacaaacatacacacgaTTACATCCTTAAGGTTTTGTCAAAAAGCGTGTGGTTTATTTCtcagttgtccatctaattttgTTGTTGAAACACAGCAGTAGTGACATAATCGTAATCTGTGAGTGATACAGTATATAGTGTCAATCATACTGAATTATCTCAGAAGGGAgttttattcacatatatttttcagaaacaaTTTGTTCTCAAGCTGACACCAATCCAACTATCAATTAATAACCTCCAGAACATGGGTCTTCTCGGATCTCAGCTATTAGCTAAACCAATGAAGTTTCTTTCTGTgtaaatatgccaaaataataaactgttttaaaatctctgtgccctatatttcttctaataattttattatgactGTCTTGCAAAATGCAATTGTGGTTATACTTTTCATCAATCTTCAAGAGTGTATAGTAAATAATAACAGATGCTACACagagaaaataagtttttttaactAGTCTATTTCTGAACTTGTGAGTGTTCAGATTCAGTTTGTCTTATGTCTGTGTCTATTTTGGTATGGACCTGTGAAATCTTAAATGACTCATACTgttagaaaaatcttaaaataaccACTATGTGACTCCCAATTTAGATAAACACAGATGATGTGTTCAACTCTTCCTACTTAAaaatcttcattcatttttttctccaatgcCTTAAAATCTCACATATGAACTAGCAAGAGGATTtgttttttacatgttttatatttgGCATTGTTAGTAATGCCATGTTTTATATTTGGCATTACTAACAATGCcaaatataaacaatgaaactaacaattaaaaaactattttaatacttggaattttgttataaataaaatgaatgtaaaagaAGTTACAGAAGTTCATAATATCTTTATGGGATCATGGTTGTGTGATGAATAAGCTAAGTTACATATGTACAATTTTCTATTAGCTTAGATATCAACTGTAGAAAATATAATTGTTCACTAGATCATATTAGTGATTAGATAATGTTTTCGGTTATTAAAGCTCCAAAATAATTGTAGTTATAGT encodes:
- the SCG2 gene encoding secretogranin-2; protein product: MAEAKTHWLGAALSLIPLIFLISGAEAASFQRNQLLHKEPDLRLESVQKFPNPEMIRALEYIEKLRQQAHKEESSPDYNPYQGVSVTLQQKENGDESYLPEISRDSLSEEEWMRMVIEALRLAENEAQSAPKENKPYALNSEKNFQMDMSDDYETQQWPQRKLKNMRFLPMYEENSRDNPFKRTNEIVEEQYTPQSLATLESVFQELGKLKVPNNQKREKVDEEQKLYTDDEDDVYKANNIAYEDVVGGEDWNPVEEKIESQTQEEVRDSKEKIEKNEQLTDEMKRSGQLDLQDEELQKESKDQLSDDVSKAIAYLKRLVKAAGSGRSLNGQNGERGTRLFEKPLDSQSIYQLIEISKNFQIPPEDLIEMLKSGEKPSASVEPEQELELPVDLDDISEADLDHPDLFQNKVLSKSGYRKTPGRAGTEDLPDGLSVEDIVNLLGMEGAASQKPPYFPNPYNPEKALPRLPYGPGKPGANELPKASWMPDVENKQMAYENLSDKDQELGEYLARMLVKYPEIINSNQVKRVPSQGSSEDDLQEEDQMEKTIKEPSNQGSSQETDKLAPVSKRFPVGPPKNDDIPNRQYLDEDLLMKVLEYLNQEKAEKGKEHIAKRAMENM